The DNA segment GACCTGATAAAGCAGGTGGTACTTCACATGGCCACACAgcttaaatatttaattataggAGCTATGACGTTAAATGGACTTTGTGTAGGCTTAAAAACAGTTGACCGTGTTAATATGACGATTGTGCAAGGTCCATCcaatgagaaagaagaaagaacacaAGATGTGGTGAAGAACTATGGaaaaagaagtaagtaagtaagtaagtaagagGACTTTGagttatgaaaagaaaatgtttgggttttttagtCAGCAGTCAGCAACTTGAAAGACCTGCATCTTGACTTATGAAGACTTGTGACTTGGACTTGCAGTGAAGAACCACTGCACTTCGAAAGACTTCAAACTTGATGTGGACTTCTCTCAAATAGCTCTTGAACTTGCTAAACCACCGTCACTTCCCCATACCCTCAGACTTCCCTATAAGGCCCAGCGTCAGCACAAGTTGAGACCGATGAGTAGATTGAATCCCTTATCAAGCCTGGAAAAATGCCTTGTGACATCATCCGAGAGGTTAAGCTCAAGGCCCTGAACTCGTTTCTGGTGCATATGACGTCCCGCTGCCGGAGAGTTACATGCATGAAATCCTATCAGCAGATTTACCTTCTTTAAATCCTTGTAGACCAGACACATAAAAAGAGACCACTCCAGTATAAATGCAAGATTGATCGGATGTGTGCAAAAATGTAGTTTGCCAAGGtgactgtttatttttttataatttaggTGATCCAGGAGTGACAACAGATGGTGCGGGAGATGAAACACTTATAAAACTTGACAAGGCATATATTGACAGTAAAAGAGATGCTTGAGAGGGAGGTAGCAGCAGAACAGAACTGTTGATGGATAACTAAAGGGTCAAAGCAAGAACTCAAGAGTTTCAAAATAGCTCCATCCTCTCGCCTGTCTCAGTGCTTCCTCTGTAAAAACAGGAGAGGATGCTCAGTACGGCTGTATGATGACCTCGACAGGCTGTAGCAGTTTGATGTTCAAGTAATTCTGGACTTTAATGCATTCAAACTCGTTTTGGCAGACAATTGGCATGGCAATGAGGCATGCAGGCACCAGGAAAGAACATCCAAATAGCTCAGGAGCGACACCGGAGAACATATTGTCATTTGGCAGCTTTTACTTTGAGGCTGAAGAGGTTGGAGGGACTCGAAGGGATTTAATAACAGCCAGCTTCACTAACCAGGACACAGTACACTGAATGTGAAGTATGGCAATTGGATGAGCTAATAAATGTCAGTAGGTATCATTTGGGACTTCTCAAACCTACGAGGTAAAGTAGgggtctttttctttttctatcacTGTTAAACTCAGCCCTCTCCACACCTGCTGTAACAACAGTAAAGGTTAAGACTATAAGGTTTCCAGTGCCACGCATTTGCAgttgcatttacatttaaaaagctatttaagagtaaaaaaaaaaaaagattgcttGTTTGTGTGGATGCCTGATGAAAGTCAGTGAAAGAAATGTCTCCACAATCAATCTACCGCTGATAGTGTGCAACCTTTTCTTTCACATGATTGCATTTTCTGATGCACCTGTCCACCAGGTGTAGATTAAATAACACTAAGTTTGTGCCTAAAGAGAAATCTGCAATTACAAGGAAACTGGTAAATCCATTGAGTTCTCTTAAATCACTTATATGAGCCACTTAGGAGCAAATAATTTTAAGTATTTGCACAAGTGGTTGTTGTATAAGGCCCACTGTTTACATATTCCATGTCCTTAGAACCAATTTCTTCTCTCTAAAAGGCATCATTTTAAAGTGAAGCACTTCATATTATGTATATTCAAGAGATCCCTAAGCATAATTTTGTTCAGGTCATACACTAGATGAGTTCTTCCACAATATTGGATCAGTGATGTGAAATGGCTTGTAATGGTCTGCAGATCAAGCATTACTTTAGTAGAGCACAGCTAAATCCAATGTTTGCCCAGATGATCCGTAattgaagtgttttaaagtagtTATTAGGGTGACATTAAGTGAGGCACtgagtgtgttttttcaggCAGGATTTGCAGATTCCTATGAAATCAGGATTGAGAGTTGTGTATACTTGCGTAGTTTAGTGGAGCATAGATGCAGACGGGGCTCTGAGAAGTAAATCTCAGCAAACAGAGGAGAAACTTAGTGTCCCTCATAGACAACAGCTTAAAACAGGGATCGTATTTGAGTCAATGCACAAATGTGTcacactgacaaaaacaaatacgTAATATATGACATTCATATCACATTCCTGATAGATTACTTTTTAAAGAGTACAACATTCAAGTGTTTATATTAGAACCATTGAGTTGGATAatgaaatgactttttaaagTATCAGAATTCTGAAGTTTAGTACTTTTAAGAACCACCATGGAGTGTTGTGGTGTCTAACTTCAAACGAATACAAGGCAGCCTTTCTAGATCTTATTTCATTGTCTCAACAATTACTGAAGCAACACCCTTATGATTTTTTGAAATGCAGTAAGACCTTTGGTGTGGACGCCTACTAACAAGTAATATCTAGTTAATTATCGGAATGACTATCAGATACTTCCCGAGTTGTCACCAGCTAGCTTTAGCACCTGAAGTAACATTTACACAACGGTGGAAACGGAAGACAAACGTATAGACCTTGGTATCTGTCGGTCGTTCAGTCAGCCACTTGGTCCAACTCTTTGGTTCAGACTGAATTATCTCAACAGCTGTTGGAGGGATTGCCTTGAAATCTTCaccagacattcatggttccccgATGAATCTTATTGACTTTATTGACTGCTGACCTTTCCTTTAGTGCTACCAGCATGTCAAAATGTTCACTCTTCACATCCAGTGAAacaacattttgtacagacatcGATAGTGTTGCGACAATGTACCCTACTGACTCTGGGGATCCTCTTTTCCTGTAGCACCACAACAACCTTCACAGATGAAGTCAGCAAGCCCTTAACAAAAAGAGAATACAGAGTACATCATAATTTAGGCGCGCGTGCGTTTGAGTGTCGGAGGGGAGCATTTGGAGATATGCGGAAGACTCCCGTATCCCACCGGGACAGCGGGATAAATATACATCGCTGTTctgtataacatataataatttGTATCCGGTGAGATTTATCACTTCTCGGCGTGAGAAATGTCAGGTGTAGCGTGTGAACATGAGAGCAGCTTGAAATGCATGTGTCTCACGACCAATGACGTGCCAATGACTTGAGAGCtctgaaatgtatttggtaTCCATGGCAACCATAGACTTGTCTGTCAAGATCTGATTTCCATCATGTAACAAACTGAAAGTTGTAAATTCAGATATTTTCAGGTTGTATgcatttacttacttactttacttattTATTCCACTGAAAACCCAATATGTTTGCTAATACGGAAGATAAATATTGGAGACAAATGATTCCTAACTGACAAACTGACGCTTGTATGCATTCACTGAGgaaagattatgaaaatataatacaactTTCGCACCAGAAATGTCTTTAGAACAAACATTAGAGATGAAACCTTTCTAAATTTGCCATTTTCTACTGGCGTGGAAGATGAATGTCCGCCATGTTTTCACGTTGTTATACGTCCAGGGTGCAAATAGCTCAGCTGTGTGGCCGAGGCTATTTGTACCAGGGGTGCAAATAGACACAATTTATCACTAGGTTATCGAAGAAAAGTGCcagtaaataatgaatgaatgtattattAATCAAAATTTGAGCCTGTCCTCTCAGGAAAAACTATGCTCATTATGTCAGTCGCCAAAAATGACCAATAGTTACATTTGAATGACAGACACCATCTAGTGGTCAAAGTAATTATGACCCAGAGAAGCAGCACAGtttaaagacacatttccaAATTCAAATTCAGAGGTGAAGACCCCAGGAAGTGCGAGAGTAGAGGCTGAGATAGTATGGTAACAGTAGAACCTGCCTCCTAAACACCCAAATCTTTCAAACCACATGCCTAATGTTTGCTTTCTGTTAAACAATAGATATCTCAAGCCCGAGCTGATCACATCATCAGGattgtttttataaaatgaatgtttgaaaACCTCCCCCAGAGCCAAAGAAGACATCATACAACTTTGCAATGGTTTGAGTTTTTCTATTTAAGAGGCATTCTCTTATTTCATGTCCATTTGTTACATTTCAGCAACTCTTGGTCATGCATTTAAACAAAAACTTCATTGCTCTGAGAGTCCAGTAAGGGAGCACATCTGCATTATTTCTCCATTATTTCCCAACTGCAGCATAAATTGGACATTGCACGGAGGGGTCATCCTTCTTGTGCACTATGTATACACATTCTTCCCAgtcaaacactgacacacagtcgTCAGGGAAATGTCTGGGGGTGGAATACCTGcaaatacacataaacatacagttAACAATAAAATACGTAGATACAGAAATACTTACTTCTCCATGTAAACACTGTAGTTTTGTGATCTGAAAAAACGTACGCATCGCAACATAAAGAGCAACCACAGTTcctgcattcactgtttctcCATGTAGATCCCACAGGATGCCATGTTTTATCAACATAATCCTGACAGTGGGTTGCGGTCTCACCTGTGGATGTAAAGATGTTTTGGTcagacaaatacaaaacaataactgTTACATTATTATAGTTACATGAATAGGAGTTACATTGTCTTTTTTCAgtagtcttttttctttctttcttctcaaacaaacaaaaaaataaaaaggagttTGCAGTCCAGCAACAAGGTACAACTCAAGCCAGACCTCCAACACCCAAGATAAATTTCTCCCTAGGGAGACCAATaaagtaacctaacctaacctaacaaaaacacaacaccctaggaagtgtgtctgtgtgtgtctgtgtgtgtctgtgtgtgtctgtgtgtgtctgtgtgtctgtgtgtgtgtgtgtcttttaccTAACTCAGGATTCATGTAATAGCAGGCAGCATCTGACAGTGAAGGCAGAGAACATAGCAGCAAAGCCAGAGCCAAGTATTTCTAcatagagaaaaagaaagaaagttttccattttctattttaacagTGTATTATATTTCTGAAACACAGATGAATCATTctgtaacaataaaaaaaaaactatatgaTTATGCAATCATTATCACTTTCAGTagaatcacattttatagccaCGCTTCACCATCATAATTTATAAACTTTATTCTTTCAAGACAATCAACAAAAACTGTAACCAAAATATCTTAATAAAACTTACCATGGTTGCAGTAAGACTTGTCAGATTTGAAAGTGTGAAGGTAAGAGGTTGAAAATAATGCATGTGGTCAATGAAGGACTCTGTCTTTTTAAACAGTGTGTCAGCAGGGACCTTTGGAacaaaataaagtgtgtgtgtgtgtgtgtgtgtgtgtgtgtgtgtgtgtgtttagggtaAGAGGTGAATCAAGAATCAACTAAACTTTATTTTCCTCCCAGAAAGGGAGGGGTCGTAACAATAGCTCACATAGAGATACAATACAAAGAACAAAAGGTgcacataaaaagacaaaattatACTTGCATTAAACAAACTgttcaatgtatttttttcaaatagaAAAACCAAGCCAAACCAATTACACCAGTTACATACACATTACCAAAGATAAACATGTACAagattctttttattttcatttgaaaggCAGAGCTATGGGTAGCACCATGGTCCCAAACTACACTTCCTTATACGTTGCATACTTTGAAGAGTTTCTGTTGAATTCTTCACATAATCTTTTTTTCATGACATAGTTCTTTGGTGAAGCTGCATTTATGATATTGCTCTTTTGGTCTGGTACTATAAAAGAATTATTGGATttcactttttcaaaatgtcatcaTCTTAAATTTGCAGTTAATTGTGATTACTCACAAATCAAATTTCTGGATATTTTTAACAAAGAACAAGACAAATTGGCAACAGATCTTTATAGGAAA comes from the Scomber japonicus isolate fScoJap1 chromosome 23, fScoJap1.pri, whole genome shotgun sequence genome and includes:
- the LOC128385244 gene encoding beta-microseminoprotein-like, translating into MHYFQPLTFTLSNLTSLTATMKYLALALLLCSLPSLSDAACYYMNPELGETATHCQDYVDKTWHPVGSTWRNSECRNCGCSLCCDAYSTPRHFPDDCVSVFDWEECVYIVHKKDDPSVQCPIYAAVGK